The DNA sequence ACCGTATAAACAGCTTTTTGTTGAAAGCATTTTTCCGCAATAATTTTTATATTTTCTAATGTGGATTCTTCTAATTTTTGCTTAGGTTCTTTATCTTGTAGTGCTTGGTAGTAAATACTTTTTAATAACTGGCTATAATTATTATTTCCCTCTTTCTTTTCTGCTCGATAATTGCCAGTATTCATTGCTAAAAAATTTTATTATTTTATCTTTAAATCTTGAGAATTTAGGTATGAATAAATTTTTAAAGACGTTAAATAAAAGGTGGGAAAAACCCACCCAAAAACTCTTATACAGTGGTTAAAGATGCTAAAGGTTCAGGAATATCTGCTGAAGGTGCATCAAATTGACCAGTAATAACATACTCTAAACGCAATTTTAAAAAAGTAATCCATTGCTCATTTAGAGATACAATCGCCGCAGTCGGCTGAGGACATTTTGCTTTAATTTCTTTAAATTCTGGAGCATCTAAAAATGCAGGTTGTTTAATAAACCAAAAATCTTTTTCTTTATTTTTTTCCTTGTAGTCTCTTTCTTTTTCTTCTAAGACTTCATGGAGATTTTCATTGTCACTGGTTAAGAATTTTTCACTGGCAACAAGATAGTAATAAGTAGTCATAAATTTATCTATTTTCGAGTTAATTATAAAATTTGTTAGTTATTAGAAAGGTTATTTTGACACGGTTGTTAATTATATCCTACTTAATAGGAATATAGCTTTGTATCTTAATTAAAGTTGATTTTTCATGGCTAGTTTCATTTCTTTAACCGCTCTTTCTAACCCTACCAAAACAGCACGGCTAATGATACTATGACCAATATTCAATTCTTCCATGCCTTCAATACAAGCAACGGGATATACATTCCAATAGGTTAAACCATGACCTGCATTTACTCTTAAACCCAACTCTAAAGCCTGTTTAGTGCCTTTTTCTAAAGCGATTAATTCCTGTTGACGGATTGACTCATTTTCCGCATCCGCATATTTACCTGTATGTAATTCAATAAAGATAGCTTTAGTTTTCGCCGCCGCTTCAATTTGTGCCTCATCCGCATCAATAAACCAACTCACTGGTATATCCGCCGACTGCATTTTATCGACAATGGCGGTAAATTTTTCAAGATTATTAACAATATCAATACCCCCTTCCGTTGTTACCTCTTCTCTTTTTTCAGGAACTAAAGTAACATAGTCAGGTTTCAAGGAAAGTGCGATCGCAACCATTTCTTCTGTGGGTGCCATCTCTAAATTCAAATGAGTACGCACAGTTTCTCTTAAAATACGCACATCTCGATCTTGAATATGACGACGATCTTCTCTTAAATGGGTAGTGATACCATCAGCACCGCCCAACTCTGCTAAAACTGCGGCCGCAACTGGGTCTGGTTCAACAGTACGCCTAGCTTGACGAATGGTCGCTACGTGGTCTATGTTGACCCCTAATGTTAACAATGTATCTCTCCTCTATGAATAATAAATAGGTTTCAGGTGTCAGGTTGCAGGTTGCAGGTTTCAGGTGTCAGGTTTTAGGTTTCAGATAAACAAGTTTTCTCCCCACTCCCTACTCCCCTACTTTGAAAACCTCTCTACCCCCTACTATCTATATTAGTTTAACTCTGAACTCCGAACTCCGAACTCCGAACTCAGGTTACTTCTTGGCGGTTTTGATTTGTTGTAAGAGTAGTTCTAATTCAGCTTCTAAGCTCATATATTTAACTTGTTGATCTGCTTGATAGGCTTTTTGTAACTGTTCTAGGTTATAGTTAGTGGTTTTTAACTCGGTTTTCATAAGTATATATGCTTAATTATATTTTTATTAAATAATTGATTTTAACTCAAATCTCATCATAGATGATATTTTAAGAAATGTAAACGAGAAAAATTGAGCTAGTCTCCCGTCAAATCTTAACTTTTTTCAGTCTTAAAGCATTTGTAACTACAGAAACGGAACTAAAAGCCATTGCCCCTCCTGCAATAATGGGGTTTAATAACAGTCCGAAAATAGGATAAAAAATTCCTGCGGCCACTGGAATACCTATCACATTATATATATATGCAAAGAAAAGGTTTTGTTGAATATTTCTCATGGTAGCTTTACTCAATTTGATGGCGGAAACAAGGGTCTGTAAGTCTCCTGAAATTAAGGTTATATCACTAGATGCGATCGCAACATCTGTTCCCGTACCAATAGCAAAGCCTACATCTGCTTGAGCAAGAGCAGGAGCATCATTAATACCATCTCCCACCATAGCCACTAATTTACCTTTATTTTGCTGAATTTCTTTAATTTTTGCTGTTTTTTCATCAGGGCGTACTTGAGCAAAAAATCTTCTAATACCAGCTTCTTGGGCAATTTTTTCCGCCGTTTTCTCATTATCCCCCGTTAACATGATTACTTCTAAACCCATTTTTTGCAATTTTTCCACTGCGAATTTAGATGAGGGTTTGAGACTGTCAGCAAGGGCTATTAAGCCTACTATCTCGCTCTCTATGGCTATCCAAGCGTTAGTTTTAGCAAAAAGTTCATTATGACATAAACTCTCTAATTTGCCCGTATTAATGCCCAATTCCTGAAACCATTTTTTTGTCCCCATGCGTACTAATTTACCTTCGATAAATCCTTGCACACCGCAACCAGAAACTGCCTCAAAGCTACCTACTTCTGATGGATTTACCCCCTGTCTTTGGGTATATTCGACAATAGCTTCAGCAATGGGATGTTCGGAATTTGCCTCTAAACTGGCAACATAGGTTAATATCTCTTTCTCCGTTTCAATACCATTAACCGTGATAAAGTCCGTTACTACTGGTTTTCCGATGGTTAAAGTACCTGTTTTATCTAAAACGATAGTTTTGATTTTGTGGGCTTTTTCCAAACTACTAGCATCCTTAATCAAAATACCGTGACTTGCCCCTAAACCAGTACCAACCATAATCGATGTAGGGGTAGCTAATCCTAATGCACAAGGACAAGCGATAATTAAAACATTGATAGAAGCGATTAAGGCTAAAGTAAAATTACCCCCTATCAACCACCAGATAAGAAAAGTAACAACAGCAATGACGATAACCACAGGTACGAACCAACCTGTAATTTGATCAGCTAATTTTTGAATCGGTGCTTTACTGGATTGGGCTTGTTTAACTAATTCTACTATTTGGGCTAATACCGTATCTTTGCCGATTCTTGTGGCTTTAAACTG is a window from the Cyanobacterium sp. Dongsha4 genome containing:
- a CDS encoding MgPME-cyclase complex family protein, whose product is MTTYYYLVASEKFLTSDNENLHEVLEEKERDYKEKNKEKDFWFIKQPAFLDAPEFKEIKAKCPQPTAAIVSLNEQWITFLKLRLEYVITGQFDAPSADIPEPLASLTTV
- a CDS encoding pyridoxine 5'-phosphate synthase, which gives rise to MLTLGVNIDHVATIRQARRTVEPDPVAAAVLAELGGADGITTHLREDRRHIQDRDVRILRETVRTHLNLEMAPTEEMVAIALSLKPDYVTLVPEKREEVTTEGGIDIVNNLEKFTAIVDKMQSADIPVSWFIDADEAQIEAAAKTKAIFIELHTGKYADAENESIRQQELIALEKGTKQALELGLRVNAGHGLTYWNVYPVACIEGMEELNIGHSIISRAVLVGLERAVKEMKLAMKNQL
- a CDS encoding heavy metal translocating P-type ATPase, with protein sequence MITQPLEKQTLQLRGMSCAACANSIQKAISRIEGVEECIVNYALEEASVTYNPQSTNIETIEQVVENIGYQAFVDEEDNFFTDEEESKQQESQDFINKLIFGGVISAFLVITSLPMMTGLHIPFIPMWLHNPWLQLLVTTPVMFWCGQSFFTGAISALQHRSFNMNTLVALGTGAAYIYSLAVTIFPQWLKNQGLRADVYYESAAVIITLILLGRFFEHRAKSQTSEAIKKLLQLGAKTARVIRDGNEQEIPIMKVKIDEIIIVRPGEKIPVDGEIIKGESSIDESMVTGESEPVKKTVGDEVIGATINKTGSFQFKATRIGKDTVLAQIVELVKQAQSSKAPIQKLADQITGWFVPVVIVIAVVTFLIWWLIGGNFTLALIASINVLIIACPCALGLATPTSIMVGTGLGASHGILIKDASSLEKAHKIKTIVLDKTGTLTIGKPVVTDFITVNGIETEKEILTYVASLEANSEHPIAEAIVEYTQRQGVNPSEVGSFEAVSGCGVQGFIEGKLVRMGTKKWFQELGINTGKLESLCHNELFAKTNAWIAIESEIVGLIALADSLKPSSKFAVEKLQKMGLEVIMLTGDNEKTAEKIAQEAGIRRFFAQVRPDEKTAKIKEIQQNKGKLVAMVGDGINDAPALAQADVGFAIGTGTDVAIASSDITLISGDLQTLVSAIKLSKATMRNIQQNLFFAYIYNVIGIPVAAGIFYPIFGLLLNPIIAGGAMAFSSVSVVTNALRLKKVKI